A region from the Diceros bicornis minor isolate mBicDic1 unplaced genomic scaffold, mDicBic1.mat.cur scaffold_181_ctg1, whole genome shotgun sequence genome encodes:
- the LOC131402599 gene encoding PHD finger protein 21B-like yields the protein MELQSRPEALAVELARHQNGDLKKQLHERQPRIAALSDKQVSELELSPTPRCGTRVAGHWGGTLQSAGLGAARSDSQRSLSPASELPAPPFLERKSRVPGGRAGSARLRRWSKEGGCA from the exons ATGGAGCTGCAGAGCCGGCCCGAGGCGCTCGCCGTGGAACTCGCGCGCCACCAG AACGGCGACCTCAAGAAGCAGCTCCACGAGAGGCAGCCGCGGATCGCCGCGCTCAGCGACAAACAAGTAAGCGAGCTGGAGCTGTCCCCCACCCCGCGCTGCGGGACGAGGGTCGCCGGGCACTGGGGCGGCACCCTACAAAGTGCCGGCCTCGGCGCCGCACGCTCCGACTCCCAAAGGAGTCTGTCTCCAGCCTCAGAGCTACCCGCCCCTCCTTTTCTGGAAAGAAAGAGCCGGGTTCCCGGAGGCCGAGCGGGGAGCGCGCGGCTCCGGCGGTGGTCGAAGGAGGGAGGCTGCGCTTAA